The Burkholderiales bacterium genome has a segment encoding these proteins:
- a CDS encoding TIGR00645 family protein, producing MEQPNSLSHPVNRGLRPVPALIFASRWLQLPLYLGLIVAQGVYVYQFWQELVHLMAIIWEEGRINETEIMLIVLGLIDVVMIANLLIMVIVGGYETFVSRLYLEGHPDQPEWLSHVNASVLKVKLATAIIGISSIHLLKTFINADDLSTHVIMWQVIIHLTFLASALAIAATDRLLAYPQRQHA from the coding sequence CCGTCAACCGCGGCTTACGTCCGGTCCCCGCGCTCATCTTCGCGAGCCGCTGGCTGCAGCTCCCGCTCTACCTGGGCCTCATCGTCGCCCAGGGTGTGTACGTCTATCAGTTCTGGCAGGAGCTGGTGCACCTGATGGCGATCATCTGGGAGGAAGGGCGCATCAACGAGACCGAGATCATGCTGATCGTGCTCGGCCTCATCGACGTGGTCATGATCGCGAACCTGCTCATCATGGTCATCGTCGGCGGCTACGAGACTTTCGTATCGAGGCTGTACCTCGAAGGTCATCCCGACCAGCCGGAGTGGCTGTCGCACGTCAACGCGTCGGTGCTCAAGGTCAAGCTCGCCACCGCGATCATCGGCATCTCGTCGATCCACCTCCTGAAGACGTTCATCAACGCCGACGACCTTTCGACGCACGTCATCATGTGGCAGGTGATCATCCATCTCACCTTCCTCGCTTCCGCGCTGGCGATCGCGGCGACCGATCGGCTGCTTGCTTATCCTCAGCGGCAGCACGCCTGA
- a CDS encoding sugar ABC transporter substrate-binding protein → MLNLAVFTKNRSNPAYGAARLGAERTAQRLGASVTQYVPEKPDDVEEQIALIDQAIATKPDAIVLVPVHPTKINGALTRIVDAGIPLFGMLNEFNEPKPFVYVGADDVAIGVDIASYLYRHLGGRGDVVILEGASHSVTSRARVEGFRKALETFPGIRIAATICGDYLRDPAERATKALLATGATFDAVLTANDDMALGALRALDAAGRKCAVVGVNAIPEAVAAIREGRLLATADFNALAISELATEAAIRHLEGEKLPKEIILPVEVIDRNNCVAWDRPFEERPSLRWDEVVGA, encoded by the coding sequence ATGCTCAACCTCGCCGTATTCACCAAGAATCGCTCGAACCCCGCGTATGGCGCCGCGCGGCTGGGCGCCGAGCGCACCGCGCAGCGCCTGGGCGCGAGCGTCACGCAGTACGTGCCGGAAAAGCCCGACGACGTCGAGGAGCAGATCGCGCTGATCGACCAGGCGATCGCGACCAAGCCCGACGCGATCGTGCTGGTGCCGGTTCATCCGACGAAGATCAACGGCGCCCTCACCCGCATCGTCGACGCCGGCATCCCGCTCTTCGGCATGCTCAACGAGTTCAACGAGCCGAAGCCGTTCGTCTATGTCGGCGCCGACGACGTCGCGATCGGCGTCGACATCGCGAGCTATCTCTACCGGCACCTCGGCGGGCGCGGCGACGTGGTCATCCTCGAAGGCGCGTCGCATTCGGTGACGAGCCGGGCGCGCGTCGAGGGTTTTCGCAAGGCGTTGGAGACATTTCCGGGGATACGCATCGCCGCGACGATCTGCGGCGATTACCTGCGCGATCCCGCCGAGCGCGCGACGAAAGCGCTCCTGGCCACCGGCGCCACGTTCGACGCGGTGCTCACGGCGAACGACGACATGGCGCTCGGCGCGCTGCGGGCGCTCGATGCGGCCGGCCGCAAGTGCGCGGTCGTCGGCGTGAACGCGATTCCCGAAGCGGTCGCGGCGATCAGGGAAGGACGGCTCCTCGCGACCGCGGACTTCAACGCGCTCGCGATCAGCGAGCTCGCGACCGAGGCCGCGATCCGCCATCTCGAGGGCGAGAAGCTGCCGAAAGAGATCATCCTGCCGGTCGAAGTGATCGATCGGAACAACTGCGTAGCATGGGACCGTCCTTTCGAAGAGCGGCCGTCGCTGCGCTGGGACGAGGTCGTCGGGGCTTAA
- a CDS encoding DUF1415 domain-containing protein: protein MGSPSDDEVIAATRAWLERAVIGLGLCPFAKAVHVKDQIRYVVSRARNSDVLLEHLERELDALAAAPPDEVDTTLLIHPDVLEDFLDYNDFLELADRVVEELGYAGVLQVASFHPRYQFEGTDADDITNYTNRSPYPILHVLREASVDQAVAAFPEAEKIFEKNIETMRRLGKDGWEKLFPPPQGEG from the coding sequence GTGGGATCGCCGTCGGACGACGAGGTGATCGCGGCGACGCGCGCCTGGCTCGAGCGCGCGGTGATCGGGCTCGGCCTCTGCCCGTTCGCCAAGGCGGTGCACGTCAAGGACCAGATCCGTTACGTGGTGAGCCGCGCGCGCAACAGCGACGTGCTGCTCGAGCACCTCGAGCGCGAGCTCGACGCGCTGGCCGCGGCGCCGCCCGACGAGGTCGACACGACGCTGCTGATCCATCCCGACGTGCTCGAGGACTTCCTCGACTACAACGACTTCCTCGAGCTCGCCGACCGGGTCGTGGAAGAGCTCGGTTACGCCGGCGTCCTTCAGGTCGCGAGCTTTCACCCGCGCTACCAGTTCGAAGGCACCGACGCCGACGACATCACCAACTACACCAACCGCTCGCCGTATCCCATCCTGCACGTCCTGCGCGAAGCGAGCGTCGACCAGGCGGTCGCGGCTTTCCCGGAAGCCGAAAAGATCTTCGAAAAAAATATCGAGACGATGCGGCGGCTGGGGAAGGACGGGTGGGAAAAACTATTCCCTCCCCCTCAGGGGGAGGGTTAG